The Chelonia mydas isolate rCheMyd1 chromosome 1, rCheMyd1.pri.v2, whole genome shotgun sequence nucleotide sequence GACACAGGTGTTCAGGGCCCTGAAGCACTCTGCGTGGGACGTGATGCTTAGCACTATTTTgaggatcatcacataagagagAAAGATAAGCAGCGAGTCCAATCCCATCGTTAAGAGTTTAGTAAACAAGCCATAGATGTTATTGACTGTGATATCTGAACAAGCCATCTTCATGACCTCATTGTGCACGCAGTACGAATGGGAGACAACATTGTCTCGACAGTATTGGAACCGTTTCAGGAGAATGGGGAGTGGGAGTATTACAGCCACTCCTCTTAACACACACACCAGTCCCATCTTGGCTATTCTCGGCAGGGTTAAGATAGAAGCATATCTCAGTGGGTAACAGATCGCGATGAAGCGGTCAAAGGCCATCAACAAGAGCACGGAGGATTCAATGCATTGAAGCGAGGggatgaagaacagctgtgtAAAACAGGCATCCAGGCTGATCTCCCTAGAGTTAAACAAGTATATTCCCAGTATTGTTGGCATGGTGGCTATCGATAAGCCAAGGTCTGCGAtggccaacatggaaaggaaaatgtacatgggctcatggagggtTGGATCtgattttataatgaacagaatgatTGAATTTCCTACTATCGAAATGGCATACATGAAGCAGAAGGGGATAGAAATCCAGAGATGGATgtcttcctgcccaggtatcccagTGAGAAAGAACACTGCAGAGTCGAATTGGGTGTCATTGACTGATGACATAATGTACTG carries:
- the LOC102931668 gene encoding olfactory receptor 51G2-like, which translates into the protein MSSVNDTQFDSAVFFLTGIPGQEDIHLWISIPFCFMYAISIVGNSIILFIIKSDPTLHEPMYIFLSMLAIADLGLSIATMPTILGIYLFNSREISLDACFTQLFFIPSLQCIESSVLLLMAFDRFIAICYPLRYASILTLPRIAKMGLVCVLRGVAVILPLPILLKRFQYCRDNVVSHSYCVHNEVMKMACSDITVNNIYGLFTKLLTMGLDSLLIFLSYVMILKIVLSITSHAECFRALNTCVSHLCAVLLFYTPAIGLSVIHRFREGSSPMPEIILGYISMLVPPLMNPIVYSVKSKHLRVRIIRVFIK